Proteins encoded together in one Styela clava chromosome 12, kaStyClav1.hap1.2, whole genome shotgun sequence window:
- the LOC144430651 gene encoding epithelial membrane protein 1-like: MNIALFVAFLVTSVGAVVLSAWTCGDTHWLENGASNIGIWRNCTAGTCEYIDSGDGGRTAAAFLILACFPLSSLAIMTMTNRKNERGWFPIFAAVSFSISAVFILIAVATYGGTYANSALSSQGYNLGYSYGLACGGLGLCLIGIVLGFASKGGQEQIG, encoded by the exons ATGAACATCGCACTTTTTGTTGCATTTCTCGTTACATCCGTGGGTGCAGTTGTTCTGAGCGCATGGACGTGTGGTGATACACATTGGCTTGAAAACGGAGCAAGTAATATTGGAATATGGAGAAATTGTACTGCTGGGACATGTGAATATATTG ATTCGGGCGATGGTGGGAGGACTGCTGCAGCATTCTTGATACTGGCTTGTTTTCCCCTATCTTCTTTAGCTATAATGACGATGACAAATCGGAAGAATGAAAGGGGATGGTTTCCCATTTTTGCTGCCGTGTCATTCAGTATTTCAG CTGTTTTTATCTTGATTGCTGTAGCAACGTATGGTGGTACCTACGCCAATTCTGCCCTGTCGTCACAAGGCTACAATTTAGGATACAGTTATGGTCTTGCTTGTGGTGGTCTGGGACTGTGTTTGATAGGAATTGTTCTCGGGTTCGCGAGCAAGGGAGGACAAGAACAAATcggatga